The genomic DNA aTGTAATTATTTACAAATACAATCGAAATCCTCCAGGCTTGTTCTTTTGTGCAAAAACATGTCTAAATTTACAAGTTATGAAGTTTAGAGTTAATTTTTGGCTGTTTTAACATTATTTTTTCGCTCAGACTATTATATGTACAACTAATTCTCGTTCAGGCGTCAGCTTAACTTTGACTACaagatatttttaataaatttcggaTTCATATCACTTCAACGCTCATTGTGAGCTCATTTTATCGCTGAACCATCTTCTTGTGATTGCTGTTCTAacatttttaaataatgtAATGAGCTGATAATGggtaaaatagaaaaaaagaaaaaaagatgacAACATGACAACTATATTTACTTTAGAAAAGAAGTACGAGATTGCGAGCACATAGAGTGCAGAATTTTATATCGAGAGAAGCCCAATATCAATATGATGGGCCGGAAAACTTGGGCTTATGGGCCACAAAGCTTTTCTTCTTACTTCTTTAATCCTTAGGGCATAATTACCTTGGGAAAGACATGGACATTCCATTCCAGCACATTATATTGTGATTGCCGGTTTTAGGAATAGGTGCATTTAACTTTCGTAATCGTTCGATGCCTGTAACTGAATGCATATAATGTTTTAGATTATGAGATTGGGCTCGAGAAAATTTGTGCTCCCCGATCTAGGAATTGATGTCATGATCAACTTCAATTTGAAGTACGAATGAGGTCCTACCACATGCTTTGCTAACCCTAGTAATCGGAACCTGTATAGTTACAATATTGGATGTCACTGGTTCATGGAACAAtgcatcatatcatatcatataataGAATGTGAAACTTCGTGTTTCTTCTATATTCTTTGTCAATATGATACAACTCTATGAGGACTCGAAAATTCACTCGGAATCTCTAAAAGATCAAATATGTAGTACACTTTACAGACACATGGTGGTATTACGTTCTCAACTGAATCCAGTTAATAAAGAACCCGATGTCGCCGATCTAAGCCGAACCGGTTCACGAAACCAAAATCCTTTAATTTGTCACGCCTCACAAAATTCTCTTCTCCGCACATACTATCGGTTGAGTGAGACAAAGCCATCTATACAAACAACACAACACAGCACACATACAGAGACACGCTAAATACATTTAAGTTAATAACAGCTAATTAGGGAGATGCCTTACTTTGCCAGAATAAAAGGTTGAGGATTCGGTACAATTAAGGCTCCTTAAAATTGTCCCCCACACTCTCCCTAAGTAGTCTATTCTTGGTAGACATCGTCGCCTcaaattttcacaatttattaaattaataagaaaataaaacaacaTAGAATTAAAAGATAACCCACCGATGAACGTAGAAAAGTTACTAGCTAGCATAGTTCTAGCATAAACAACATCTTTAGACAGTCAACCGATATATAAGGATGCTACCTACACTTTTTCGAGTAAATATCGGTTTCTTTTCCCCCACTCCCTAAGGGAGAGGTTCGTGGTACTAATACGATTAGGTCGAGGTGCGGATTCATTTGAAACCCCTTGGAAATTACAACATGAATGGTGTGATATATATTAGGCCTAACGGAGATAGCGAAGAGAACGGGCAGCGGCACTAGAAATTgaaatatctaaataaaatcgggaatttacctaaaatggcccatgatttaaccgttttgtcaaatctatcatatgctttttttttgtcaaatctatcatatgcttttttttgtcaaatctatcacatggtttaatttttgcatcaaatctatcctgacgttatcttttccgtcgacatctaacggctgtgctgacgtggcgcccatGTGGCAAGTGTGGTCCACTATCCCTCTacttgccacgtcagcacggccgttagatgtcgacggaaaagataacgtcaggatagatttgatgcaaaaattaaaccatgtgatagatttgacaaaaaaaagtatatgatagatttgataaaacggTTAAATCATGAGACATTTCAGGTAAAAACCCCAAATAAGATCCGGTAATGACACTGAATCCCAGACGATATAGAGTGCCACTGCTACTAGACctcatattttgaaattgatagtctttttttttcctctccaATTATAAGGAGGCACATGACTTTAGTAcaatagaataaaaattttaataatttatttaaggaCATAGGTAGTTCCACGACTTGGAATCTCTTGGTTGACAGACGAGAGCGTGCgccattatattatatcatatttatgaaattggTACTTACAGTACTCCataatttcttcatttaaatgccttttttttatcccattttacgaTCCCAAGTTATCTTGCCTTATTTGATTATGAGAAAAACGACGAATAATTAAAAGGTACTTTGATTAATAGTGCTGCTTAGTGCTCTTTTTATAAAAGAAGCCAGTGAAAGAGAAAAATTGCACGCATAGAAATCACAGGATAGTAAGGATCTTTGCACATGCATTTTGCTTGTTGTGAGAGGAAACAGGACAAGGAGTGTATTCAGGGGAATTCCATTAACaaactaatttgaaaattcgccCTTCATAAGCTCttattccattccattcttGCTCGTATAGTTTTCCTAAGAGAACTCAATTCGAAATAAGCTTCTGACACAATACGGTGGCGAAACACAATGACTGGACAGATCATATAAACAAAATGGTCGGTTCCGTGGTTCATTTCCAGATGGGCATTCAGAGAATTTTACAGTTCCCTCACGTGCACGGCGCGGATACGATATATACCCGAATTATCTGTTAATTATCAGCAAAGGAAAGGAGGAAGATGTAGCTAGGTTGGGCTTGTCACACNNNNNNNNNNNNNNNNNNNNNNNNNNNNNNNNNNNNNNNNNNNNNNNNNNNNNNNNNNNNNNNNNNNNNNNNNNNNNNNNNNNNNNNNNNNNNNNNNNNNTTCATGCTCTTTAGATTATAATTCTTCAAACCCTAAAAAATGAGTTATCAATAAAGGCGATATTTCTATTTACACGAGCAGATTTTTGTATCCAAGTGCAAGCAAATAATGATGAGCTACTGAAATTCAGAGAAAAGCCACACAGAGGTTCTACAGATTCTTACTGTTTCCGTTGGAGAGAGGGTATATGCAACAGGTGTTCCACCATAGGTTAAAACATCAGATCCTTTTACCTGAAAAAATTGAATGACTAAATTATTCACATGATATATACAATATTCTCTTGTTTGTAAAGACagttaaaaatgaaatgagtGAAATGACTGAAGAATGATTCAattttacaaactaattatatttttttaaaaagtttttattCGTTGGACATGATATCAGTTTATTTAGCAATAAGATAAACAAATAGTGAAATTTGCATTCATGAAGGACCAAACATGAATGTAGTGAAAGCAGCATAAGCACACCTCTTTGCCATCGGAATTTGTAAAAATGAAGTCCCTCAAATTTCCAGCCATCCCGATCTGAACCGTGGAGGATACTCAATCACAAAAACTGATAAACATATTGCAAAAACATCCATAGAGCACAATATTAATGGTTAAATATAGTGTATTAAGTAGACCATCATGTTGAGTCCTCTAGAACCGTATGAGTGAGCAAGTATTCTCTTAAGCCAATCATCTGAAATACCAACCTGTATGTGATCCTTCGATGAGGCAAGCATGAGCTTCATATCAGCTTCCGTACCATGGTCGTGTCCATTAGGCTGAAAAGCAGAGAAATCTCTATAAATCTCTATATTAATAGTTTTTCCCCATTTCAATAAACGTatatttgttaaaaataagcataaaaaaatataccaTATGGAAACAAACAATTTAGACCTTTTCAGAAAAGTAACAATGATAGATTTTATTATGACAGTTTCACTATAGAAACAAAATTGTGTGTGGACGATTTTACCTGCAAGAGCAAACCAGTCACAAACCCTTGCTGAAGGGGATGGCCAAATGGGGATCCTCCAAGCACAGCGTCGCGTATCCGATCATTAAAGCTGTAGAACAGTGACACTAACATCTAAGACTAATAGTTAAATCACTTAAGAGTCCAACATTCGACAAAAAGACAAAGATTACTAAAGAGACAGATCATTACCTCCCAATTCCTGTTCCAGGTAGATTGAACTGTGATGCATTTATACCTCGTCCATTGTTGGCAACTTCACCAAAGTCCCATCCTTCACCATATCTGTGTTAAAAGGTACAATAGTCCATATATTGAAGCAGATGAAACCTTCAACAGATGGAAATTCTCcacgaggaagaagaagaaaacaggGCAAGTTCGCAACGTTGAGAAAATTCTCCAGTTTAGTGATTCTATAAACTTACATATAGATACTTGAACCATCAACTGCATCCCTCTCTTTTGATAAAGCTTGTAGTGCAGATTTTGCTTTCAGCTAAGCAcaacataaaaagaaaagttattCAAATCCATCCCAGCTCTTTCTTTCAACTAAGGTAGATCCACGGGATCATGTCATTTTATGGACTAGCTTATGAATGATGCCTAGGTATATGTATTAATACTAGTACCGCAATATGTACGACCTTTGTCACCCATACGAATTTCACATGACAGTGTCGAAAGCAAAAGGTGGTGAGGAATTACATACCATAGTGCGTTTCATTATGTGGCCCATAAGATCAAACCGAAACCCATCAACCTGACAAAAAAGTAACATCAATACATCAAAAATAACGGATCAAGGTTTTCCAGTAGGTGTTGCCCCGGATATTTCTTGTTTAGTACTAAAACTGTTGACCCCAAGTTCTGAAACCTCCAAGCAAATGCAACATAGTAAATGCAGGAAATTGTCTTTCCTCTGAAACCGTCTGTCTGTCAAATTGCCCTGCTTTTTGACATGGTAACCAAATTGCCCCATAAGACTAATTCGGCCCAGCTGGATAGgaggaaattgaaaattccttAAATGTCTATGAGATCTTAAAAGGACTACTTAAAAGTCCGCAGAACAGTGAATAGTCCTGGTAGAAGACAAGGAGATTCTTGAGATATTCATGAAAATAACTACTTCTAATTTCTACAGTGGTATAATTTTCTTCAGATTTTGAGGTTCCAGAAGTATTAAATGATTCAACTATCTTACAATGACGAGAAGAATTTCATTACCTTATAATTGACTGCCCAGTGAAGCAGATCATCAATAATCAGTCTCTCTACCATAAAATGCTCACTGGCAGTGTTGTTGATGCAGGTACTGTTTTCGATCAAACCGTTTTTGTTCCTCCTCAAATAGTAGCCTGGAACAATCTATAGGGAACTCAAATAACAACCTATAGATGAAATACCTTTTGAAGGCTGGATGTATCATAAATTAGAGGTAATCTTTACTCATGTAAATAGAATGAGTAACATGTAAAACAATTGAATAAACATATTAGCCATAGAGACCTTATCAAGAACAGAATTCACATCAAAGGGCCCGCTTCCATGCAAATGGTTATACACGACATCCAATACAACACGCAGACCAACTCGATTCAACGCCTGTGATAATGCAAGAAAGGAAGACAGATGCACACatacacaaataaataaataagtaaacaaataaaaaaagaaattcacgTGTATGTTTTCAATACTATCTAAGTTTATTAATAAGAGCACAATTATGATGCGAACTGAAGTCTGAAGCATAACATGAAAGTTTTAATAAAGAGAGGGtagacaaaaaaaatgaagatgaaGCTGAGCTTACATTAAAAGTCGATGTTAGTCCATTTAATGGCTCTAAGTCTCTCTGAACCTAAATTTCTAGTGTTCAATTTTTTAAGTCTTCTCAACAAGAGCAGCGTTTGTGACCAAACCTGAACCATCTTTCTGAACTCAATTATACGGCACGGGCCATTCGCATTACTAGCATAGCTTCCCTTAGGCACCCCCCAAAGAACAGGATTGTACCTTCACCGGAATCGTGAGGGCAAATTACTAATAGGCCCAAATAGATTTTATGAAGTTTTCATCTGTTCATCTTCCAATAGGAAGCTTACCCCCAGTTATATCCATCTTCCTCTTGGATTGCTGTAATCTGAGCTTGTTGCTCCTCCGAATCTGAAGGCAGTTGCTCCAACTTCTTGGTATCTTTGAAAATGTCATAAGAAGAAACATAGCCGAGACAAGTCAAATGTAAGTTAGTAACAACTTCAACATCCAAGAAACATTTTAAGTTGCCAAAGCTAAAAATGTCaatatcataaaaattcaTGGCCATCAAGTTTTATCGGCAAATAGGCTCAGTTTAAAGTTGTGAAACAGCCCATAGTCTGCCCCAAGAAAAACCATGTAAGTTACATCAGTTATGTTCAAAGATATGACTACTACATTAATCCAAGTTCTGTTGTTCACAATTTTACAtgtaaattatggaaaaaaaatacttttaaagGTGACATAGGATGAGATTAACCTTAACCAAGCAAGTCcagatatttttaattattgaataGTGAAGGGTTGATTTTCATAGAAGAAGAGCCTCACCAACACATTTCCATTTATTCTTCTCATCTTCAACACCTGCGAATTGGAAAGATGGCAGCAGGTGGACATGGGTAAGACCAGCCCCAGATAATTTCTGAAGATGAAGCATGCCTGCTGAATCCTATTGAAATAAAAAGCACCACTTGTTTTTAGCAAAGAAGGCAACCTTTTTACTTTGATTTCACCAGTACATCTCTTAGCCTTGATTCAAAAAAACCACCGACAGACTCAAAAAGTAACCCAGGAAAAAAATGCTTGGAAATTACTGTATATTTCCTACTTTCACCAGAATTGCCCCAGAGGAGTACCTCCATAGTGAAGGCTAGATAACCACCACGAAGCTCTGGTTTCACTGTATGGTCATTGGCGCTGTGACAGCAGGAGAAAAGTATAAACAGTTGGCAAAAATATAACAAAGATGAAGCATATCCTTGAGGTTTGAGACTATTAGAAGCATTTTGAGCAGTTTGAAACTCCATATATGATTAATGAAAAGTCCATAAGGATTCTAAAGCGGAGAAAAAAGAGCAAGTTAGCATGTCCGTCACAATAGTGGAAATTCaactgaaaaggaaaaaaaaaaaagaccaagTGTGGGAACATCAAATAATAGTAAGAGCTTGATTTCTAGCCTATGAAGAATCCAATAATTTTCATACCGCAAGTGATAACTCTCATTGGTAAAGTCCTGATTTGTCTGAGAAGTAAGATAGCCAACTCGAGAAAAccaaaatgaaattgaatttaaGCATCCACCTGAAATCCCTGATGTGCATCTCATAAATACTTATGTCAGAGAAAGATGAAAGTTGCGGCTTCTcattgaccaaattatcccaCAGTTCAGGTTTTAAAGTGTCAGAACAGGCATTCACTATGAGGGTCCTCCTCCCATCTGATGAGAGCCTGCATTCAGAAAGAAATGATGGAATCATTTAAAAATACATGTGTAAcatgcatataaatatatgtgtgtCTCTCTCTGTGTGTATGTCATTCCACCATGCAGCTAAATCAGATTTGTAGCCTACTAATTTTAACAGTCGGCATACCCTCTAGCATAAGGATCATTTGCAGAGCAGTTCTCAACTTGCAAGGTACTGGGGTGATATATGCAAACTTCGTACTCATAATAGCAGCCCTCCCAATGTCTGGGCCCACTAATGCTCCAAACCCCATCAATCTCCTCAAGTTGGAGACTTTCCAGCAGATCAGAACCCAAGGGATCACTATAAATGTGAGCTTTGACATTCTATTCTAACAGGAAAGAAGGTGTTATTGGTCGGAAAGTAAACCTGGGATATGGCAAAAAGAGGCAAGAAATTGATCTATGGAAAATTATAGATAGATACTTGTGCAGTTGGAGCCCAAAGGTAAAGTGAGATCCCTTCCTCTGAGAACACGGCTCCAAGCGGACCAGTGTATGAAAACAACTCGTCCAGGACTCCAGGTAGTTGAAGACCAGTGGCACCGAAGCACCTTCCATCAACTGCTTAAATAGAATGCAATGTAATCTTCCATTCTACTTTGATCTTTTCTAAGAAGGGGTTAAATGCTATTAGCAGTGCAGTCCTTACATCCATAAGTGGCAATTGCCAGTTGGCATTTGAGGAGACTTTTCACATCCACATCAGCGGGTAACTGATAAGCAATGTAGTCTCGAATATGAGGAAACTTTTCAGTAACCTAATAGCATTTCATCGAAGAACATTAGATCTCAAGATGTGATGAGTACAATTCCAATTACTGCTTTAAGAAACTAAGTACTCTAAATGATGAGGCATATTACTTTTACAGGAAGCCCACTCAATCGTTCAAGCTTGATTTTCTCTTCGTAGCCTGTTCTCatacataacaactttaaCGGAAGGGAACCATACAATATATTAATGGTAAAACATAGCATGGGCAAGAAGCACCAGCTTTCTGACCTTGAATACCATCATCAGTCAAGGCTAATGCTGCAGTTCTGCTGCCATATAAGTAGCATGAAACATCTCCATCAACATCCCAAGCAATCAATGATTCCGTAACCCAATATGCTCTCGAGTACAATAAGCTATCCTGCAACTGATCACCAGTTCAGGCATATTCTAGAGTATGAATAGAAGGACATAATCTAATATGATAAATGTCTAGTTGTTTATATTAGAATTCCAAAGCAAGGAGTCTAAGCCCCAGCAGAGCTGCTCCAGCAGAACAAACATTGTTGCACCGAGAATTTTTACAAGATAATTCCTCGTTTcgatttcgaaggaaatgatGTGGCGACCTCTGGAAAAAGTGAACTGTGTCGAAGGCTAGAAGTTCTCTCAATCAACCCCAACAAAATCGTTATCAGGAACATCCCATGGATTGACTTATGTTTCCTTCGGATAATGGGCTTCATTTCTACAGGAACTTTATGTATCAATTAGCAAAGATGAATTCGTTTGGCAAAACATCTCGAGTACCTCCATGATTCCAAAATATTCATTGAAGGGGCTTTACATTCAAATCCGATTCTAATTGGTTCTCTTGGAATCCATGTGAAACATTATCTGTTTCTCAACCCAATTACCACAGCTGGAACCTGGGACTTGGATCCACAGGAGTCACACCATAAAATGTCCCAAAATCCATCAGCTCGAGCACCCCTAGATACACCTCAGAATTCATATAACCTTCGGAAGAACTAAAAGCTGCGGGACTAAAAGATGGCAAAGGTCCCCTGCCCCCACACGCCGTCACCCTTAAGCGCCCCAGCAAAACCAGAACGCCTAAGGATTCCCAGATAACGCTGGCACTCTGGAAAACCCAAGAGGATTTGAAAAAGCATGAGATGGCCCATCTTAAACAGTTGAGATACCTCAAAACCCACAAGACATTTTGGAACTGCCACCAAGATGTGCCACGGTATTTAGGCATCCTGAAAAGCTCAGGCCACAGGACCCTAGCAAATACCAGCTATAGCAATTAAGGAGCCACGGGACCACCTGGCTTGCAGCAATATCCTATCCCCACAAACGGAGGAGGCAAAGGATCCTCCGCAATGGTGTTCCCCGGATAATATGTGGATACCCCAGAAATAGGTCCAATGAGTATTAACAGGCTGAAGATTTGGATTACGCTAGCACATTTCACACACACAGCTTAGTCATATGCTAATCCTTTCCTGAAACAGCTGCACCTCACGTACGACACGTCAAAGTACCAGTCAGACTGAATGAACACATTGGCATCAGTTCAGATTCATCTCACAAGAGCTAGAACAACTCACTGATCGATTTCCTTGCATCAAGTATCAACTTTTTTCAGGCAACAGTAAGTCTCGTCGATCAAATGGGTCAATCCTGCAGAACGACACGTTCTGTTTCTGAAAGTTTcatgcaaaataaaataagatgaTCGAACCTGAGGAGTTGATTCCGGAGCTTCAATTGACATGGCGTGGCAGCGGAAAGTGTCTCCGGGACCGTCAAGAGTAGCTGCAGTGGCCGtgggaagaagaggaagagagaggaaaGGTCTTCTAGCTGTGAGCGTGGAACAGCAACAGCACCGCGGAGACCGCGGGTGCGAGTAGCGGCGAGCAGGATGGTGGAGTTGGGAGCTTATGGCCTGCGGTCTGGACAAAGATGGAAGGACAGGGAGCAGCACAGAGTTCATCGGAGCTCTCTTTCACTCTCCCTGAAAGCagcagaagaaagaagaagacgaTAATAGACTCTGATGTGACGCGACCGGAGTTTCGCTGCTGAAAGATTTTCTTAACTTTTccccttttaaaatttatttttttatttatttctctaCAACAGTCAACGGCGCGAAAGGCTCGATGCGGCCCGGCCCGGCCCGTCCCGGATCGGGTCGGGCTTCATGGTTAAACTAGACTACATTCTAATGTAGAATTAGCCCATGGGCCGGACCGTAGCTTGTCCAATGTAATTCAAATGTTTTTATGTGAAAGATGAAACTCTTCGTTCTTTTTGGTGATATCAAGAggtattttcaatttattcgTTGACACTAGCTTTCGGTCCGGCATCGATTTGGCCCCGTTCATGGAGTGCTTTCAATGGGCTTTAGGCCTCTAAATTGCACTTAAAAAAATCACCCTCTTGAAATGTAGTTTGTTAACTGTATCAAATTAGTTCGTGGTTTACAAGCATTAATATATACACCTTACCTTTCGATCTTATAGAAATAAATGTAAGGATCAAACTTTTGTTTTATCTTCCATGTTGAGGTTTGCTCGATACTCAAGTGCCTTGAGAAGAGACTCGAATTCAAGATTTTTCAGCCATCCATGAGCCATCTTTAGCTGTTACACTTTCAATCGAGCTAGCCACCCTGATTTTGTAATGAGTAGTTTATGCATGAgatgaaatttattaaatttccatttgtCTTATATGGGTTTGGGTCCATTTCCATTTAAAAGCTCAAGGTGATAAGTGGTGAcacccaagtctcatataaacacatggatattcattcattttttcaatgtgggattaatattctcaacacccgccctcacgtgcaacgtgtggtctatttctacCTACATATTGTCACGTGCctttaaacacccgccctcaataATTAacctcgagccgggctcatcttccgtgctcgggcgagAGGGAATACTGacacgaggcgcactcttggctacACTCTGACATATTGGACCCGGTGTGGTATGGATGCATACATGCGCGTTGACGCGCATACGCTTAAcctggctctgataccatattaaatttccatttggcttatacgggcttggccaatttccacttaaaagcttaagctgataagtggtagTACTCAAGTCTTATACAAACCTAGGgatattcattcaatttttcaatgtgggattAACTTCCTTAATAGAATTTCCATGCTCAATATCATTTTCCTATGCATTTTTGTATGGTGTTTCGTTTCTGTTAATTAGAACTTGAAAATCTTGATTTTGTAAAAGCGTGGCGAGCCCTAATCACACATGTAATCTTCCACTTTAGTGGATAGAGTATGTGCATACCATTATCATCTAGCGATGGTTCCGATGGCTTCTGCTGCCATCGACGAAGCAAACTGCTATCAAATGCATGCGGACATGCATTTCCGACTGTCCGACAATGAAGGGCTCGATCACCGAGAAGTTCTCTAAACTCTACCTAGGATATTGCTTTCGAACCCATTGGCAACCACGCCACGAGCAAAAGGAAGATCGTGCCCTCAAGATGGTCCAATCTGCCAGATACTGTAagtttttcgattataagggaTGTTCACGAATCTAGTACAATGggataaaaatcataatagctAGTAGCTTTTAGTTAACCAAGATATTACTCCTTATATTTCCAATTTATAAGAGCCACTAAATTAAGGATGTGATCGCAAATCCAATGAAATAATTACCCAATTTTTTTCCACCCTTTTCTCCCTCTCCCACTTCTCtcttagttatatatatatatatatatatttggggtTACATAAAGGGGCTTGTTggtctaatacaatgaaataaaaatcttaatagttaataaattaACATGGATGGTCCTAACGAATATCGAACatgaaatctcttaattatcaGGTGAAAACATCATCCCACTTCTCCCTTTCTCCCTCCAAATTCAATCCACATGCAATAGCCCATTTTTTTAAAGagtattttaatattataaagtCAAGATttagtataataataataaatctttTATCATGAAAGTTACGCAAATATAGTCACCGACAagacaaaatgaaataaaggATTATGATAACTTCATTAACGGAGCTTATACAAACCCGTGCGTAGGTGAGGATCCTACGGacacatattaattatatatttatatctatattacaaattgaaaaaggaggaaaGTTGGGGTAACATTCTTACTCCAAAAATATTCAtcacaatataatataattcttATTCAGTAactaaattattgaaaattttaaaaaataatttggtaACCAACAAGGATTTTCAAGCAGTTCGACTTGTTCCTCATACTTCAAATGTCGGGTTTGAATATATAAGGAAAATCCTTGATTGTGAGAGAATTTTTTCTTCAGTAAGTCAATTTGActcgaattggattagtcggaggCTATTGGACTTTTAAAAACCAAAATACACTATGAAAAAAACAATTTGATAAACTCATCCTGTACAAAAAGAGAAACTAATTTCCTCCGTTATTTTCTCTAACCGTTtccctcctcttttttttttgtctctccctcatttattattattattataaacaacaacaacaacaacaaaattataaaaaatatttacattttaGAAAACGATAACAAAATCGCGTGCGGGTAACAGTCTCCTCTGTACAAACACATGAAGATAGATCTTGCAATTGCCATGTTTTACTCCTAACTAGAAGAAACCTAACCACTTCAATATATGTATCTAACCACCCGAAAACATAATTAGGCTCTTTACCCTGTATATAAGCTAGTTGAGAGAAGATGTGAGagcacaaaaagaaaaaagaaaaaaaaagacgtgacaacaagaaaaaaaatggccaCCAAAACTTTAGCTATCTCCGCAATTCTCATCCTGGCGATGATTTTGATGGCTTTTGCTGCAATCGGTGAAGCAATGGAGAGTCAGTTGTGCATGGGCAAATGCAAGCCACTTTGCTTGACTCTCAAACGTGTGGATGTTAAGAAATGTTCTGGAGCCTGCAAGGAGTTCTGCGCTAAGTTAATATATGGTAATGTAAAATTATCAGAAAATGCTTGGGAAAATTTCGGGGAAATAATCAAGAAGATAATCCCTCCATTTTGGCCAAATTATTAGAGCCAATATATATGCAAGTCAAATTGTTGATTTGTActaataatatatcatattgTGTTTGTGCGAATTAAGTGAGAAATTGAAGTTTGTATCTGATGCTTCAATTGAGA from Punica granatum isolate Tunisia-2019 chromosome 2, ASM765513v2, whole genome shotgun sequence includes the following:
- the LOC116196769 gene encoding pullulanase 1, chloroplastic (The sequence of the model RefSeq protein was modified relative to this genomic sequence to represent the inferred CDS: added 206 bases not found in genome assembly), whose amino-acid sequence is MNSVLLPVLPSLSRPQAISSQLHHPARRYSHPRSPRCCCCSTLTARRPFLSLPLLPTATAATLDGPGDTFRCHAMSIEAPESTPQLQDSLLYSRAYWVTESLIAWDVDGDVSCYLYGSRTAALALTDDGIQGYEEKIKLERLSGLPVKVTEKFPHIRDYIAYQLPADVDVKSLLKCQLAIATYGFDGRCFGATGLQLPGVLDELFSYTGPLGAVFSEEGISLYLWAPTAQNVKAHIYSDPLGSDLLESLQLEEIDGVWSISGPRHWEGCYYEYEVCIYHPSTLQVENCSANDPYARGLSSDGRRTLIVNACSDTLKPELWDNLVNEKPQLSSFSDISIYEMHIRDFSANDHTVKPELRGGYLAFTMEDSAGMLHLQKLSGAGLTHVHLLPSFQFAGVEDEKNKWKCVDTKKLEQLPSDSEEQQAQITAIQEEDGYNWGYNPVLWGVPKGSYASNANGPCRIIEFRKMVQALNRVGLRVVLDVVYNHLHGSGPFDVNSVLDKIVPGYYLRRNKNGLIENSTCINNTASEHFMVERLIIDDLLHWAVNYKVDGFRFDLMGHIMKRTMLKAKSALQALSKERDAVDGSSIYIYGEGWDFGEVANNGRGINASQFNLPGTGIGSFNDRIRDAVLGGSPFGHPLQQGFVTGLLLQPNGHDHGTEADMKLMLASSKDHIQIGMAGNLRDFIFTNSDGKEVKGSDVLTYGGTPVAYTLSPTETVNYVSAHDNETLFDVVSMKTPMDISVSVQMQDKSFGNKHNSALPGYPHFSTVVMRCYVRNHSIGIHQR